One window from the genome of Borrelia puertoricensis encodes:
- the bdr gene encoding Bdr family repetitive protein — MGLAQPVITQQMVIAELTKAGIKRDIAIDLSYRYYKNELTYKDIEFLKENFDIKLKHLEDGISSVKDELNTKIDTVENNFNLKLEKVEALLQSEIKSVKTDLDNKIDSVENNLNTKIEKVESSLQAEIKSVKAELDNKIDTKFNVLDNKLKLHGWMFGTLITLNIGIFLALMSLLVK, encoded by the coding sequence ATGGGACTTGCGCAACCAGTTATTACACAGCAAATGGTTATAGCTGAACTTACTAAAGCCGGTATTAAAAGAGATATTGCTATTGACCTGTCTTATAGGTATTATAAAAATGAACTGACTTATAAAGATATTGAATTCTTAAAAGAAAACTTTGACATAAAGTTAAAACACTTAGAAGATGGTATTAGTAGTGTTAAGGATGAGCTTAATACCAAAATAGACACTGTAGAGAATAACTTTAACCTTAAGCTTGAAAAAGTTGAAGCTCTCTTACAATCTGAGATTAAATCTGTCAAAACCGACCTAGATAACAAAATTGATTCTGTTGAGAATAATCTTAACACCAAGATTGAAAAGGTAGAGTCAAGCTTACAAGCTGAAATTAAATCTGTTAAAGCCGAACTTGATAATAAGATTGATACTAAATTCAATGTACTCGATAATAAACTTAAACTTCATGGTTGGATGTTTGGAACTCTTATTACCCTTAATATAGGAATATTCTTAGCATTAATGTCATTATTAGTAAAGTAA
- a CDS encoding PBSX family phage terminase large subunit: MDIYKLPIFKEMQREYKRDFGIDIMDFIKPKALDIDFKGFESKYLTSKQLKVVRNIEKNNQSKIILSGGIASGKTFLACYLFLKILLTNRNVYKRNTNNFIIGNSQKSLEVNVMSELEDIASMLKIPFRPKFSNTSYFEIDSLRVNLYGGDRASDFERFRGSNSALIYVNEATTLHKETLIECLKRLRVGMQAIIFDTNPDSPEHFFKLDYIDNTKIYSTYNFTTYDNELISRDFIKTQEEIYRNIPTYKARVLLGEWVPSCDLIFTNVNLTSNHEFISPIAYLDPAYSIGGDNTALCVLERVDQSYYAFIFQEKLPVGDPKMLNTIKTILTNLNVHKLYVEDRDNVSGHGNVTKMFLKLRAGMSHNFKIAPIKPISNKFTRIATLIEPFATSKLSIMDYSSKSAISDIYKYKGDGKSDDDSLDSLSASYMLLTLSMRTLRAHFTKIRFL, encoded by the coding sequence ATGGATATATATAAACTGCCTATATTTAAAGAAATGCAGCGAGAGTACAAGCGTGATTTTGGTATTGATATAATGGATTTTATTAAGCCTAAAGCATTGGATATTGATTTTAAAGGATTTGAAAGTAAATATTTAACTTCAAAACAACTTAAAGTAGTACGTAATATCGAGAAGAATAATCAAAGTAAAATTATTTTATCTGGTGGGATTGCAAGTGGTAAAACATTTCTAGCATGTTATCTATTCTTAAAAATACTGCTTACAAATAGGAATGTGTATAAAAGAAATACTAATAATTTTATAATAGGAAATTCACAAAAATCATTAGAGGTTAATGTTATGAGTGAGTTAGAAGATATTGCTAGTATGCTTAAAATACCCTTTAGGCCAAAATTTTCTAATACATCATATTTTGAAATAGACTCACTAAGAGTTAATTTGTATGGTGGTGATAGGGCAAGTGATTTTGAGCGGTTTAGAGGCTCTAATTCGGCACTTATTTACGTTAATGAAGCTACTACACTGCATAAAGAAACATTAATAGAATGTTTAAAAAGACTTAGAGTAGGAATGCAGGCAATTATATTTGATACCAATCCAGATAGTCCTGAACATTTCTTTAAGCTTGATTATATTGATAATACAAAAATTTACTCTACATATAACTTTACAACATATGATAATGAATTAATTTCTCGGGATTTTATTAAAACCCAAGAAGAGATTTACAGGAACATTCCAACATATAAGGCAAGGGTTCTACTTGGAGAATGGGTCCCGTCCTGTGACTTGATATTTACTAATGTTAATCTTACAAGTAACCATGAATTTATATCCCCAATAGCATATTTAGATCCTGCATATAGTATAGGAGGAGATAATACAGCCCTTTGTGTTTTGGAGCGAGTAGATCAAAGTTATTATGCATTTATTTTTCAAGAAAAGTTACCAGTAGGTGATCCTAAGATGTTAAATACAATTAAAACTATACTTACAAATCTTAATGTACACAAACTATATGTTGAAGATAGGGATAACGTTTCTGGGCATGGGAATGTGACTAAAATGTTTCTTAAACTTAGGGCGGGTATGAGTCATAATTTTAAAATTGCTCCAATTAAACCTATAAGTAATAAATTTACTAGAATTGCTACGTTAATAGAGCCATTTGCAACATCTAAACTTAGTATTATGGATTATTCAAGTAAATCAGCTATATCTGATATTTATAAGTACAAAGGGGATGGTAAGAGTGATGATGATTCATTAGATAGCCTATCAGCATCATATATGTTATTGACTCTAAGTATGCGTACCCTCAGAGCACATTTTACTAAAATAAGGTTCCTATAA
- a CDS encoding DUF603 domain-containing protein, with amino-acid sequence MNRVKKSLDDYVVYFREGKLNNTGIAKEMGVSRVNVGKMRRKWEEIKDDPEYITGAAKLTICEDTLNNILFHASQSTAQARDLKSQFSMAKSMLGLEFINSFSRYLELELKTYNYKIEELESQISNLYKKTLSKKVAHSEEESRELEELKLKLDELKRERELKKMSLCYKTMLKLKATDTDVRSKLQI; translated from the coding sequence ATGAATAGGGTAAAGAAATCATTAGATGATTATGTTGTGTATTTTAGAGAAGGGAAGCTTAATAACACTGGTATAGCAAAAGAGATGGGAGTTAGTCGTGTTAATGTAGGAAAGATGAGACGCAAATGGGAAGAGATTAAGGATGACCCTGAGTATATTACTGGTGCTGCTAAGCTTACTATTTGTGAAGATACTTTAAATAATATCTTATTTCATGCATCACAAAGTACAGCCCAGGCGCGTGATCTTAAAAGTCAGTTTAGTATGGCTAAAAGTATGTTGGGACTAGAATTTATAAATTCATTTAGTCGTTATTTAGAGTTGGAACTTAAAACTTATAATTACAAAATAGAAGAACTCGAGTCTCAAATTAGCAATCTTTATAAGAAGACTTTAAGTAAAAAAGTTGCACATTCAGAAGAAGAGAGTCGTGAGCTTGAAGAGTTAAAACTTAAACTAGATGAGCTTAAAAGGGAGAGAGAACTTAAGAAGATGTCACTATGTTACAAGACAATGCTAAAGCTTAAAGCTACTGATACAGATGTGCGCTCTAAATTACAAATTTAA